One Sanguibacter keddieii DSM 10542 genomic window carries:
- a CDS encoding CynX/NimT family MFS transporter, which produces MLAYALNLRAPFVSLAPIVTTVADGLGVTPETVGILTGIPVLCFALAAPFASMLLARVGIERAITLSLLGVFVGTCIRSAGGFDLAVVGTVIIGASITIGNVSVPVLISRDFSSSAGAVTGLYTAALNLGSVITTVVTAPLATAFGWRWALAAWGLVMLVAAVLWQRATAGRDRSPVHLVPAHGTSDAELGSVWRRGIAWCLTLTFVGQAFSYYAVTTWLPKILADEQGMSDAGAGGAASLFQLFGIIGGVGVPLLLARRLPLRAVFAGMSLLWLSLPVGLLVAPELWPLWAALAGTSQGGNFTVIFTLVVQRSRAQSEARRMSAMIQGVGYGAAAAGPYAIGALHTATDGWTVPLLVVIGALTLMTVSGLLATGAQRAPA; this is translated from the coding sequence ATGCTGGCCTACGCCCTCAACCTCCGGGCACCCTTCGTGTCCCTCGCGCCGATCGTCACGACGGTCGCCGACGGGCTCGGCGTCACCCCGGAGACCGTCGGGATCCTCACCGGGATCCCCGTGCTGTGCTTCGCCCTCGCCGCCCCCTTCGCCTCGATGCTCCTCGCCCGTGTCGGCATCGAGCGGGCCATCACCCTCTCCCTCCTCGGGGTGTTCGTCGGCACCTGCATCCGCTCGGCGGGCGGCTTCGACCTGGCTGTCGTCGGCACGGTGATCATCGGCGCGTCGATCACCATCGGCAACGTGTCCGTCCCCGTACTCATCTCCCGCGACTTCTCGAGCTCCGCCGGGGCCGTGACCGGTCTCTACACCGCAGCCCTCAACCTCGGCTCCGTGATCACCACCGTCGTCACCGCGCCGCTGGCCACCGCCTTCGGGTGGCGCTGGGCGCTGGCCGCCTGGGGGCTCGTCATGCTCGTCGCCGCGGTCCTGTGGCAGCGCGCGACGGCGGGCCGCGACCGGAGCCCCGTGCACCTCGTGCCGGCGCACGGGACCTCCGACGCCGAGCTCGGGTCCGTGTGGCGGCGTGGGATCGCGTGGTGCCTCACGCTGACCTTCGTGGGGCAGGCGTTCTCCTACTATGCCGTGACCACCTGGCTGCCCAAGATCCTCGCCGACGAGCAGGGCATGAGCGACGCCGGCGCGGGCGGTGCCGCCTCGCTGTTCCAGCTGTTCGGCATCATCGGCGGCGTCGGCGTCCCGCTGCTGCTCGCACGGCGCCTGCCGCTGCGCGCGGTGTTCGCCGGGATGAGCCTGCTGTGGCTGTCGCTCCCGGTGGGGCTGCTCGTGGCCCCCGAGCTCTGGCCGCTGTGGGCCGCGCTCGCCGGCACCTCGCAGGGCGGCAACTTCACGGTGATCTTCACGCTCGTCGTCCAGCGGTCGCGGGCGCAGAGCGAGGCCCGCCGGATGTCCGCGATGATCCAGGGCGTCGGCTACGGAGCCGCCGCTGCCGGGCCGTACGCGATCGGCGCGCTGCACACCGCCACCGACGGGTGGACCGTGCCGCTGCTGGTGGTGATCGGTGCGCTGACGCTCATGACCGTGAGCGGACTCCTCGCGACCGGCGCGCAGCGCGCGCCTGCCTGA
- a CDS encoding YhgE/Pip family protein produces MKALRISLSELRRISAGTLPKLAIAAFAIIPTLYAGLYLFVNSDPYSRLDQVPAALVVEDTGDYGQKVAENLLDDGGFGWVETSRAEAQVGVRSGEYDAALVIGPTFSDDLASSGEFTPQQASITLVTNDANNYLARTIADQIVGKVRDSIASEVGTEAAAQFLAGFSDIRSSLEDAESGATELATGTGKLVDGSDQLVTGSADLATGADTAATGASDLATGAQTLEDGAATLATGASTLKTGADDLDTGLATLKTSTTDLPAQAQALADGAKQVADGNATIAGYGDTAASTAQALVDDLDTIREGIAGDLRDQGVPEEQITTILTALDTARQPITDASTALGEASTSLDTLSAGATQVSDGAAALALSAPTLAQGIADAATGADALATGASDLSTGASDLSAGAAELSTGADSLKTGTATLSEGAGTLATGVSTLHDGIVSADDGAVQLRDGLTSGVGEVPDVDAQTQDATAQNIGNPVVVQNESLTSAGTYGAGLAPFFLSLASWIGAYVLFLLVKPLSRRALAAGRTVWTSVAAALGGWLTPALIGVAQAALMFTVTKFALDIQPAYPWFTALFLVLVSATFVAILQALNAWLGAAGQFLGLVLMLTQLVTAGGTFPWQTIPEPLRSLHQFLPMSYGVDGLRHLLYGGSLTNVATDAAVLALFLVGSLVVTTLAARKQRLWTVKTLQPELVL; encoded by the coding sequence ATGAAGGCTCTGCGGATCAGCCTGTCCGAGCTCCGCCGCATCAGCGCCGGCACCCTCCCGAAGCTCGCGATCGCGGCCTTCGCGATCATCCCCACCCTCTACGCGGGCCTCTACCTCTTCGTGAACTCCGACCCGTACTCGCGGCTCGACCAGGTGCCCGCCGCGCTCGTCGTCGAGGACACCGGCGACTACGGCCAGAAGGTCGCCGAGAACCTCCTCGACGACGGCGGGTTCGGCTGGGTCGAGACCTCCCGCGCCGAGGCGCAGGTCGGCGTCCGCTCGGGGGAGTACGACGCCGCCCTGGTCATCGGGCCGACCTTCAGCGACGACCTCGCCTCCTCGGGCGAGTTCACCCCGCAGCAGGCGAGCATCACGCTCGTCACCAACGACGCCAACAACTACCTCGCCCGGACCATCGCCGACCAGATCGTCGGCAAGGTCCGCGACTCGATCGCCTCCGAGGTCGGCACCGAGGCCGCCGCCCAGTTCCTCGCGGGGTTCTCGGACATCCGCAGCAGCCTCGAGGACGCCGAGAGCGGCGCGACCGAGCTCGCGACCGGCACCGGGAAGCTCGTCGACGGCTCGGACCAGCTCGTCACCGGGTCCGCCGACCTCGCGACCGGCGCCGACACGGCGGCCACCGGCGCGAGCGACCTCGCGACCGGCGCCCAGACGCTCGAGGACGGCGCCGCCACCCTCGCGACCGGGGCCAGCACCCTGAAGACCGGTGCCGACGACCTCGACACCGGCCTCGCCACCCTCAAGACCTCGACGACGGACCTCCCGGCCCAGGCCCAGGCCCTGGCCGACGGCGCGAAGCAGGTCGCCGACGGCAACGCGACGATCGCCGGGTACGGCGACACGGCGGCCAGCACCGCCCAGGCCCTCGTCGACGACCTCGACACCATCCGCGAGGGCATCGCCGGCGACCTGCGCGACCAGGGCGTCCCCGAGGAGCAGATCACCACCATCCTCACCGCCCTCGACACCGCACGACAGCCGATCACCGACGCCTCGACCGCGCTCGGCGAGGCCTCGACCTCGCTCGACACGCTCTCGGCCGGCGCGACCCAGGTGAGCGACGGAGCCGCCGCGCTCGCCCTCTCGGCACCGACCCTCGCCCAGGGCATCGCCGACGCCGCGACGGGGGCCGACGCCCTCGCGACCGGGGCCTCCGACCTCTCCACCGGGGCCTCCGACCTGTCGGCCGGTGCCGCAGAGCTCTCGACGGGAGCCGACTCGCTCAAGACCGGGACCGCGACCCTCTCCGAGGGCGCCGGGACCCTGGCGACCGGCGTCTCGACCCTCCACGACGGCATCGTCTCGGCCGACGACGGAGCCGTCCAGCTCCGGGACGGCCTCACCTCCGGTGTCGGCGAGGTGCCCGACGTCGACGCGCAGACCCAGGACGCGACCGCCCAGAACATCGGCAACCCGGTGGTCGTGCAGAACGAGTCCCTCACCAGCGCCGGCACCTACGGCGCTGGGCTGGCGCCGTTCTTCCTCTCGCTCGCCTCCTGGATCGGCGCCTACGTGCTGTTCCTCCTCGTCAAGCCGCTGTCCCGGCGGGCGCTCGCGGCCGGCCGCACGGTGTGGACCTCCGTGGCGGCTGCCCTGGGTGGCTGGCTGACCCCGGCGCTCATCGGTGTCGCGCAGGCGGCGCTGATGTTCACGGTGACCAAGTTCGCGCTCGACATCCAGCCCGCGTACCCGTGGTTCACCGCGCTGTTCCTCGTGCTCGTCTCGGCGACCTTCGTCGCGATCCTCCAGGCGCTCAACGCGTGGCTCGGTGCCGCGGGCCAGTTCCTCGGGCTCGTGCTGATGCTCACCCAGCTGGTGACTGCGGGTGGGACCTTCCCGTGGCAGACGATCCCCGAGCCGCTGCGCTCGCTGCACCAGTTCTTGCCCATGAGCTACGGCGTCGACGGCCTGCGGCACCTGCTCTACGGCGGCTCGTTGACCAACGTCGCGACCGACGCCGCGGTGCTCGCGCTGTTCCTCGTCGGGTCGCTCGTGGTGACGACGCTGGCAGCACGCAAGCAGCGGCTCTGGACGGTCAAGACGCTGCAGCCCGAGCTGGTGCTCTGA
- a CDS encoding RNA polymerase sigma factor has translation MTLQTPARDDAWFDALFREHARSVFRYVARRAARDDADDLTADVLAVAWRRRDEVPEGHELAWLYRTAAFTVANHHRKSRPVLVEVLPEGPDRDSPELLVVADLEVRAALATLSERDREVLLLTAWEGVDGDGLAEALGISRGGADAALSRARSRLRAAFAAQDSDDAQSDDAPQSRPGAVAPADAAVRATPASPPAPARKDDDAHDTDRVTGRQGGPAPRRT, from the coding sequence GTGACCCTTCAGACCCCAGCCCGCGACGACGCGTGGTTCGACGCGTTGTTCCGCGAGCACGCCCGCAGCGTGTTCCGCTACGTGGCGCGACGTGCGGCGCGCGACGACGCGGACGACCTCACGGCCGACGTCCTCGCGGTCGCGTGGCGTCGTCGCGACGAGGTCCCCGAGGGGCACGAGCTCGCGTGGCTCTACCGGACGGCGGCCTTCACGGTCGCCAACCACCACCGCAAGTCCCGCCCCGTGCTGGTCGAGGTGCTCCCCGAGGGGCCGGACCGTGACTCGCCCGAGCTGCTCGTGGTCGCCGACCTCGAGGTGCGGGCGGCCCTCGCGACGCTGTCGGAGCGCGACCGCGAGGTGCTGCTGCTCACCGCCTGGGAGGGCGTCGACGGCGACGGCCTGGCCGAGGCGCTGGGCATCTCGCGCGGGGGAGCGGACGCCGCGCTCTCCCGGGCGCGCTCGCGGCTGAGGGCGGCCTTCGCGGCCCAGGACAGTGACGACGCCCAGTCCGACGACGCCCCCCAGAGCCGTCCTGGGGCCGTGGCGCCCGCCGACGCTGCAGTACGCGCGACGCCCGCGTCACCACCAGCACCTGCGCGCAAGGACGACGACGCTCACGACACAGACAGGGTGACGGGCCGACAGGGTGGCCCCGCCCCCAGGAGGACATGA
- a CDS encoding TetR/AcrR family transcriptional regulator — protein sequence MSRDTARTRLEPADRRRELLTVAERLARQDGLASLSTQAVATAAGASKALVFHYFGSVVGLQRAVVEEVVTDLLAALGAPDDDSPDDHDRPVVVLDAFITAVTARRELWTDIWRGALHDDAQTQEVLGDARTALVERLARRSSALRGRTGAADAGDAPLSPEALALLSRGWVALAENVTASWLAGSPLDQAGLRDLLVRSLAAVLGDATAPPTPHP from the coding sequence ATGAGCCGCGACACAGCCAGGACCCGCCTCGAGCCCGCCGACCGCAGGCGCGAGCTGCTCACCGTCGCCGAACGCCTGGCCCGCCAGGACGGGCTGGCCAGCCTGAGCACCCAGGCCGTCGCCACCGCCGCCGGGGCCTCGAAGGCCCTCGTCTTCCACTACTTCGGCTCCGTCGTCGGCCTCCAGCGCGCCGTCGTCGAGGAGGTCGTCACCGACCTCCTCGCCGCCCTCGGCGCGCCGGACGACGACTCCCCCGACGACCACGACCGGCCGGTCGTCGTGCTCGACGCCTTCATCACCGCGGTCACCGCGCGGCGAGAGCTCTGGACCGACATCTGGCGCGGAGCGCTGCACGACGACGCCCAGACCCAGGAGGTCCTCGGCGACGCACGGACCGCTCTCGTCGAGCGGCTGGCCCGGAGGTCGTCGGCCCTGCGCGGGCGCACCGGTGCCGCGGACGCCGGGGACGCCCCGCTCTCCCCCGAGGCGCTCGCGCTGCTCTCGCGCGGGTGGGTGGCCCTCGCGGAGAACGTCACCGCGTCGTGGCTCGCCGGGAGCCCGCTGGACCAGGCGGGGCTCCGAGACCTCCTCGTCCGGTCGCTCGCCGCGGTCCTCGGCGACGCCACCGCCCCTCCGACCCCGCACCCCTGA
- a CDS encoding OsmC family protein: protein MPTRTARTAWNGTLEQGSGQVELSSSKVGTYDVSFPKRAADEAGGTTSPEELIAAAHSSCYAMQLSALIGEAGGTPDALDVSADVTLAPDPAGGFQITGIKLTVRGEVSGIDEAAFLKATEDAKATCPVSKALTGTTITLDASLEK, encoded by the coding sequence ATGCCTACTCGTACCGCTCGCACCGCCTGGAACGGCACGCTCGAGCAGGGCTCCGGCCAGGTCGAGCTCAGCAGCTCCAAGGTCGGCACCTACGACGTGTCCTTCCCCAAGCGCGCCGCAGACGAGGCCGGGGGCACTACGAGCCCCGAGGAGCTCATCGCGGCGGCGCACTCCTCCTGCTACGCGATGCAGCTCTCGGCCCTCATCGGCGAGGCGGGCGGCACGCCCGACGCGCTCGACGTCTCGGCCGACGTGACGCTCGCCCCGGACCCCGCGGGCGGCTTCCAGATCACGGGCATCAAGCTCACCGTCCGCGGTGAGGTCTCGGGCATCGACGAGGCGGCGTTCCTCAAGGCGACCGAGGACGCGAAGGCCACCTGCCCCGTCTCGAAGGCGCTCACGGGCACGACCATCACGCTCGACGCGTCGCTCGAGAAGTAG
- a CDS encoding Pr6Pr family membrane protein: MNAPRAWHAVTALAAGTGVLMEVVVALLDGPGPAGSMLERLVRLFSYFTVLSNVLVCVVAVLLVIAPARDGRLFRVARLDALLCIAVTGIVYNTVLTGLVELSAAGAVSNFLLHVLTPVLVVVGWLLFGPRPRIDRRTIWWSAVPPLAWIAYTFVRGAIVDWYPYPFLDVGANGYLASLVSTALVAVVFLALAFGAGWLDQRMKLGADSPSRRQGPPDPGR; encoded by the coding sequence GTGAACGCACCCCGCGCATGGCACGCCGTCACCGCCCTCGCGGCCGGGACGGGGGTCCTCATGGAGGTGGTCGTCGCGCTGCTCGACGGCCCCGGACCTGCCGGCTCCATGCTCGAGCGGCTCGTGCGCCTCTTCAGCTACTTCACCGTGCTGTCGAACGTCCTCGTGTGCGTCGTCGCCGTCCTGCTCGTGATCGCGCCCGCCCGCGACGGGCGCCTGTTCCGCGTCGCGCGGCTCGACGCGCTGCTGTGCATCGCGGTGACCGGGATCGTCTACAACACGGTGCTCACCGGGCTCGTCGAGCTCTCCGCCGCCGGCGCGGTGTCGAACTTCCTGCTGCACGTCCTGACCCCCGTGCTCGTGGTGGTCGGGTGGCTGCTCTTCGGCCCTCGCCCGCGCATCGACCGGCGCACGATCTGGTGGTCTGCCGTCCCGCCGCTCGCCTGGATCGCGTACACCTTCGTGCGGGGCGCGATCGTCGACTGGTACCCGTACCCGTTCCTCGACGTCGGCGCGAACGGCTACCTCGCCTCGCTGGTCAGCACGGCGCTCGTGGCCGTCGTGTTCCTCGCCCTGGCCTTCGGCGCCGGGTGGCTGGACCAGCGGATGAAACTCGGTGCCGACTCTCCCAGCAGACGTCAAGGTCCGCCCGACCCCGGCCGATGA
- a CDS encoding methyl-accepting chemotaxis protein, giving the protein MPAPARRSWFSTRSIGAKIGALLVMLALVAATLTGLASYRLVQLSGNGQEMYEGVAEPLVTLGALTRSFNGDRARYLAYALADPDDRAARLDELRERRSDLDANLAALEPLATSREAFSELVGAIDRYYATVSVDFVGAVDAGEDATVERLVTGTLDDGASDVANLLGDESQRLSELARASSESGSSITQTALVLLWGVLAVSLAVVGVLCVWVLRGLLRTVSGVQASLQAMAEGDLTVEAAATSEDEIGTMARALTTAQQNLRTTIGAVVQVAQATSAAAEELSASTQQIAAGSQQQSAQAGVVAAAAEQVSRSVQTVAAGTEQMGASIREIAQNSSEASKVAGQATATARSTNEQVLRLGASSQEISTVVKVITSIAEQTNLLALNATIEAARAGEAGKGFAVVATEVKELAQETARATEDIARRVESIQADTAGAVGAIGEISEIVTTINDYQMTISSAVEEQTATTNEMSRSVSEAATGSTDIALNITTVATEAASSADVLAQMGEAVAEVARMAEDMRSQVGRFTY; this is encoded by the coding sequence ATGCCCGCACCTGCACGGCGCTCGTGGTTCTCGACCCGTTCCATCGGCGCCAAGATCGGCGCACTCCTCGTCATGCTCGCGCTGGTCGCGGCCACCCTGACCGGGCTGGCCTCGTACCGGCTGGTCCAGCTGAGCGGCAACGGGCAGGAGATGTACGAGGGCGTCGCGGAGCCGCTCGTCACGCTCGGGGCCCTGACCCGGTCGTTCAACGGAGACCGGGCGCGCTACCTCGCCTACGCCCTGGCCGACCCGGACGACCGCGCCGCCCGGCTCGACGAGCTGCGCGAGCGGAGGTCGGACCTCGACGCGAACCTCGCCGCCCTCGAGCCCCTGGCGACGAGCCGCGAGGCGTTCTCCGAGCTCGTCGGGGCGATCGACCGCTACTACGCGACGGTGTCGGTCGACTTCGTCGGCGCGGTCGACGCCGGCGAGGATGCCACCGTGGAGCGCCTGGTGACCGGGACCCTCGACGACGGCGCGAGCGACGTCGCGAACCTCCTGGGAGACGAGTCGCAGCGCCTCTCCGAGCTCGCCCGTGCGTCGAGCGAGTCCGGGTCGAGCATCACCCAGACCGCGCTGGTGCTCCTGTGGGGTGTGCTCGCCGTGTCGCTGGCCGTGGTGGGCGTCCTGTGCGTGTGGGTGCTCCGCGGCCTGCTGCGGACGGTGTCGGGCGTCCAGGCGTCGCTCCAGGCGATGGCCGAGGGCGACCTGACGGTCGAGGCCGCGGCGACGAGCGAGGACGAGATCGGCACCATGGCGCGTGCCCTCACCACCGCTCAGCAGAACCTGCGCACCACGATCGGTGCGGTCGTGCAGGTGGCGCAGGCGACCTCGGCGGCTGCCGAGGAGCTCTCCGCGTCGACCCAGCAGATCGCCGCCGGGTCGCAGCAGCAGAGCGCCCAGGCGGGTGTGGTCGCGGCTGCTGCCGAGCAGGTGTCCCGGAGCGTCCAGACCGTCGCCGCTGGCACCGAGCAGATGGGGGCGAGCATCCGGGAGATCGCCCAGAACTCGTCGGAGGCCTCGAAGGTGGCCGGTCAGGCGACGGCGACCGCGAGGTCGACCAACGAGCAGGTGCTGCGCCTGGGGGCGTCGAGCCAGGAGATCAGCACGGTGGTCAAGGTCATCACGAGCATCGCGGAGCAGACGAACCTGCTGGCGCTCAACGCGACCATCGAGGCCGCCCGTGCTGGCGAGGCGGGCAAGGGCTTCGCGGTCGTGGCCACCGAGGTCAAGGAGCTCGCGCAGGAGACGGCGCGGGCGACGGAGGACATCGCCCGCCGCGTCGAGAGCATCCAGGCCGACACGGCTGGTGCGGTCGGCGCGATCGGTGAGATCTCCGAGATCGTCACGACCATCAACGACTACCAGATGACCATCTCGTCGGCCGTCGAGGAGCAGACGGCCACGACCAACGAGATGTCGCGCTCGGTGTCCGAGGCGGCCACCGGCTCGACCGACATCGCGCTCAACATCACGACGGTCGCCACCGAGGCGGCGAGCAGCGCCGACGTGCTCGCCCAGATGGGTGAGGCCGTGGCCGAGGTCGCGCGCATGGCCGAGGACATGCGGAGCCAGGTGGGTCGGTTCACCTACTGA
- a CDS encoding methyl-accepting chemotaxis protein — protein MAVHARHSWFSDRSIGTKIAALLVMLALVAAALTGLASYRLLELSGNGQEMYEDVAVPLDELGQVRRAYNGDRARYLSYAIVDPEQRAERRAEIEQRRADLDELLATYQPSATSPAAFDEIRTALDDFAATADEVVEAVDSGDTDAVQEIVTGAFDDQTIELAALLADESQRLSELALASSESGAKITTSALVLLWSVLAGSLVVVAALCVWVLRGLLRTVSGVQTSLQAMAEGDLTVEATATSADEIGTMAQALTTAQQNLRTTIGAVVQVAQATSAAAEELAASTQQIAAGSQQSSAQAGVVAAAAEQVSRSVQTVAAGTEQMGASIREIAQNSSEAAKVAGQATATARSTNEQVLRLGASSQEISTVVKVITSIAEQTNLLALNATIEAARAGEAGKGFAVVASEVKELAQETARATEDIARRVESIQQDTTGAVTAIGEISEIVTTINDYQMTISSAVEEQTATTNEMSRSVSEAATGSGDIAQNITSVAAEAASSADVLAQMGEAVAEVARMAEDMRGQVGRFTY, from the coding sequence ATGGCCGTACACGCACGGCACTCGTGGTTCTCAGACCGTTCCATCGGCACCAAGATCGCCGCCCTGCTCGTCATGCTCGCGCTCGTCGCAGCCGCGCTCACCGGGCTGGCGTCCTACCGCCTCCTCGAGCTCAGCGGCAACGGGCAGGAGATGTACGAGGACGTCGCGGTCCCGCTCGACGAGCTCGGGCAGGTCCGCCGCGCCTACAACGGCGACCGTGCTCGCTACCTCAGCTACGCGATCGTCGACCCGGAGCAGCGCGCCGAGCGCCGCGCGGAGATCGAGCAGCGCCGAGCCGACCTCGACGAGCTCCTGGCCACCTACCAGCCCAGCGCCACCAGCCCTGCGGCCTTCGACGAGATCAGGACCGCGCTCGACGACTTCGCCGCGACCGCGGACGAGGTCGTCGAGGCGGTCGACAGCGGTGACACCGACGCGGTCCAGGAGATCGTCACCGGTGCCTTCGACGACCAGACCATCGAGCTCGCGGCGCTCCTCGCGGACGAGTCCCAGCGGCTCTCCGAGCTCGCCCTCGCGTCGAGCGAGTCGGGCGCGAAGATCACCACCTCTGCGCTCGTCCTCCTGTGGTCGGTGCTCGCCGGCTCGCTGGTCGTCGTCGCCGCCCTGTGCGTCTGGGTGCTGCGCGGCCTGCTGCGCACCGTCTCCGGGGTGCAGACCTCGCTCCAGGCGATGGCTGAGGGTGACCTGACCGTCGAGGCGACCGCCACCAGCGCGGACGAGATCGGCACCATGGCACAGGCGCTCACCACGGCCCAGCAGAACCTCCGCACGACCATCGGCGCGGTCGTCCAGGTGGCCCAGGCCACCTCGGCGGCAGCCGAGGAGCTCGCCGCGTCGACCCAGCAGATCGCTGCCGGGTCGCAGCAGTCGAGCGCCCAGGCAGGGGTCGTCGCCGCGGCGGCAGAGCAGGTCTCGCGCAGCGTCCAGACGGTCGCTGCCGGCACCGAGCAGATGGGCGCGAGCATCCGGGAGATCGCCCAGAACTCCTCCGAGGCCGCCAAGGTGGCAGGCCAGGCGACCGCGACCGCGAGGTCGACCAACGAGCAGGTGCTGCGCCTCGGCGCCTCCAGCCAGGAGATCAGCACGGTGGTCAAGGTCATCACCAGCATCGCGGAGCAGACCAACCTGCTCGCGCTCAACGCGACCATCGAGGCGGCACGGGCCGGTGAGGCCGGCAAGGGATTCGCGGTGGTCGCGTCCGAGGTCAAGGAGCTCGCGCAGGAGACCGCGCGCGCCACGGAGGACATCGCGCGCCGCGTGGAGAGCATCCAGCAGGACACCACGGGGGCCGTCACGGCCATCGGTGAGATCTCCGAGATCGTCACGACCATCAACGACTACCAGATGACCATCTCGTCGGCCGTCGAGGAGCAGACCGCGACCACCAACGAGATGTCGCGCTCGGTGTCCGAGGCAGCCACCGGGTCCGGTGACATCGCGCAGAACATCACCAGCGTCGCGGCCGAGGCGGCCAGCAGCGCCGACGTCCTCGCGCAGATGGGCGAGGCCGTGGCAGAGGTCGCGCGCATGGCCGAGGACATGCGCGGCCAGGTCGGGCGGTTCACGTACTGA
- a CDS encoding DUF3806 domain-containing protein, producing the protein MKPLLRAHGRTTPSAPAPGPQDGAVSLRDASVVELVWMEELRQHLRAPGADLRSVGYLSSLFDAYCRAWHRAPASDRWDPDYLVSALGVCLGDVLVRQCSSSRWQVVADEPRTTVAVRNDLFRRTFFPVDAVARRWLTAELDWMPGFVTSTGALLQRGALRTLAAEQR; encoded by the coding sequence ATGAAGCCACTGCTGCGAGCGCACGGACGGACCACCCCGTCGGCGCCGGCCCCCGGACCCCAGGACGGGGCGGTCTCCCTGCGAGACGCGAGCGTGGTCGAGCTCGTCTGGATGGAAGAGCTCCGCCAGCACCTGCGTGCCCCGGGCGCCGACCTGCGCTCGGTCGGCTACCTGTCGTCGCTGTTCGACGCCTACTGCCGCGCCTGGCACCGCGCCCCCGCCTCCGACCGCTGGGACCCCGACTACCTCGTCAGCGCCCTCGGGGTCTGCCTCGGCGACGTCCTGGTGCGCCAGTGCAGCAGCAGCCGGTGGCAGGTGGTCGCCGACGAGCCGCGCACCACCGTGGCCGTCCGCAACGACCTCTTCCGGCGGACCTTCTTCCCCGTGGACGCCGTCGCACGACGCTGGCTCACCGCCGAGCTCGACTGGATGCCCGGCTTCGTCACCTCGACCGGCGCCCTGCTGCAGCGCGGAGCGCTGCGCACGCTCGCCGCCGAGCAGCGCTGA